A portion of the Micromonospora vinacea genome contains these proteins:
- a CDS encoding CYTH and CHAD domain-containing protein yields MVEEEQKYEVDDAYVLPDLAGTAPAGGRVRALPPVTLVARYLDTVDLRLARAGASLRHRRGDELPWTVKLPTGTPGVRHEISRPGPKGQPPPELVELVTVLHRGAPLAPVTVVRTVRHAYEVCDRAGTVLAEVVDDRVTVLDDAGATTDTFREVEVELKAGDRKLLDRVGEVLREAGAQGGSFTPKHVRALGATAQADPDLVAPAGLPDEPTAGDVVTEAVRKEIRRLLAHDPLVRLRAPAAGGDTAVHQMRVACRRLRSDLRTFKPLLRKTWSGPLRTELRWLAGVLGAARDAEVLRARLRRTADADPLSPLDRGAVDRLDEVLAARQRQALAAIDETLRSARYLALVDSLVLAARAPRLTRRASAPAAEALPALVARPWRRLTGPDGVDGLDAQSPDDHWHAVRKEGKQARYAVNAVAPTVGKAARRLSRALAQVQDVLGEHQDAAVAADTWLEIAAERPDDHELAVTAGRLAERERLSVRRTRALLPAAWHRATRRRRTSWLP; encoded by the coding sequence ATGGTCGAGGAGGAGCAGAAGTACGAGGTGGACGACGCCTACGTGCTGCCGGACCTGGCCGGCACGGCCCCGGCCGGCGGCCGGGTCCGGGCCCTGCCACCGGTGACGCTTGTCGCCCGCTACCTCGACACTGTCGACCTGCGACTGGCGCGGGCCGGTGCCTCGCTGCGCCACCGCCGGGGTGACGAGCTGCCCTGGACTGTGAAACTGCCGACCGGGACGCCGGGCGTCCGGCACGAGATCTCCCGTCCCGGGCCGAAGGGGCAGCCGCCTCCGGAGCTGGTGGAGTTGGTCACCGTCCTGCACCGGGGAGCGCCGCTGGCCCCGGTGACAGTGGTGCGGACGGTGCGGCACGCGTACGAGGTGTGTGACCGGGCCGGCACCGTCCTGGCCGAGGTGGTGGACGACCGGGTCACGGTGCTCGACGACGCCGGCGCCACCACCGACACGTTCCGCGAGGTGGAGGTGGAGCTGAAGGCCGGCGACCGGAAGCTGCTCGACCGGGTCGGCGAGGTGCTGCGCGAGGCCGGCGCCCAGGGCGGGTCGTTCACGCCGAAGCACGTACGGGCGCTGGGCGCGACCGCGCAGGCCGATCCGGACCTGGTCGCGCCGGCCGGGCTGCCCGACGAGCCGACCGCCGGTGACGTGGTGACCGAGGCGGTCCGCAAGGAGATCCGCCGGCTGTTGGCGCACGACCCGCTGGTCCGGCTGCGCGCCCCGGCCGCCGGCGGCGACACCGCCGTGCACCAGATGCGCGTGGCCTGTCGACGCCTGCGCAGTGATCTGCGCACCTTCAAACCGTTGCTGCGCAAGACCTGGTCCGGCCCGCTGCGCACCGAGCTGCGCTGGTTGGCCGGTGTTCTCGGCGCGGCCCGCGACGCCGAGGTGCTGCGCGCACGACTGCGTCGCACCGCCGACGCCGATCCGCTGAGCCCGCTGGACCGGGGCGCTGTGGACCGGCTCGACGAGGTGCTCGCCGCACGGCAGCGGCAGGCGCTCGCCGCCATCGACGAGACGCTGCGCTCCGCGCGCTACCTGGCCCTGGTGGATTCTCTGGTGCTGGCCGCCCGCGCCCCCCGACTCACCCGCCGGGCGTCCGCCCCCGCGGCGGAGGCGCTACCCGCGCTGGTGGCGCGCCCGTGGCGGCGGTTGACCGGGCCGGACGGCGTCGACGGGCTCGACGCGCAGTCGCCGGACGACCACTGGCACGCCGTTCGCAAGGAGGGCAAGCAGGCCCGGTACGCGGTCAACGCGGTGGCCCCGACGGTCGGCAAGGCGGCACGCCGGCTGTCCCGCGCCCTCGCCCAGGTGCAGGACGTGCTCGGCGAGCACCAGGACGCGGCGGTGGCGGCGGACACCTGGCTGGAGATCGCCGCCGAGCGACCGGACGACCACGAGCTGGCGGTCACCGCCGGGCGGCTGGCCGAGCGGGAACGCCTGTCGGTACGCCGGACGCGGGCTCTCCTCCCGGCCGCCTGGCACCGGGCCACCCGACGCCGGCGCACCAGTTGGCTGCCGTGA
- a CDS encoding RNA degradosome polyphosphate kinase: MSTPREQPAHPPATDLRNGSRTRGTDGRFRPSRAEHASAARADTLADDPGAASSGLDEVIDPAPTIESDGPAAGDVHPVLPDDLPASAGQEDDDEPSAAPPLPEDRFLNRELSWLDFNARVLTLAEDQRTPLLERAKFLAIFASNLDEFYMVRIAGLKRRLSAGLPVRGGDRLPLRTQLERIAERTAALGARHAACFVDDVLPKLADEGIRILRWGELGDGERERLRTYFREHIFPVLTPLAVDPAHPFPYISGRSLNLAVAVRDPDGGSELFARVKVPNNVPRFVRVDRDQPGVRMLPVEDLISVHLGQLFSGMQVVECHLFRVTRNAEVEVDEDRDEDLLQALERELARRRFGPPVRLEVAASISDHMLELLVRELDMDDQDVLRVPGLLDLSALWQVYGEADRPDLKDPPFVPATHPRLAEGEVPRSVFSTLRDGDILVHHPYHSFATSVQRFIEQAAADPNVLAIKQTLYRTSGDSPIVDALVDAAAAGKQVVVLVEVKARFDEVANIGWARTLERAGCHVVYGLVGLKTHCKTALVVRQEGNQIRRYCHIGTGNYHPKTARLYEDFGMLTADPEIGADLTDLFNVLTGYSRQTAYRRLLVAPQGIRSGLIERIEREISHVRLGMPGLVQFKVNSLVDEGVTDALYRASQAGVHVDLLIRGMCTLRPGVPGLSENIRVRSILGRFLEHSRVFRFGNNGAAEFWMGSADLMHRNLDRRVEALVQVTDPIARAELDHVLTAAMSPDVDAFELAGDGTWTRRTGGDNAPRAHLQELLLRRVGGTAS; this comes from the coding sequence GTGAGCACCCCTCGCGAGCAACCCGCCCACCCGCCCGCCACCGACCTCCGCAACGGCTCCCGTACGCGCGGCACCGATGGGCGCTTCCGCCCGTCCCGCGCCGAACACGCCAGCGCCGCCCGCGCCGACACGCTCGCCGACGATCCCGGCGCCGCCTCCTCCGGGCTGGACGAGGTCATCGACCCCGCCCCGACGATCGAGTCGGACGGCCCTGCCGCCGGTGACGTCCACCCGGTCCTGCCGGACGACCTGCCGGCCAGCGCCGGGCAGGAGGACGACGACGAGCCCTCGGCGGCCCCGCCGCTGCCGGAGGACCGGTTCCTCAACCGGGAGCTGTCCTGGCTCGACTTCAACGCCCGGGTGCTCACCCTGGCCGAGGACCAGCGCACCCCCCTGCTGGAACGGGCCAAGTTCCTGGCCATCTTCGCGAGCAACCTCGACGAGTTCTACATGGTGCGCATCGCCGGGCTGAAACGGCGGCTCTCCGCCGGCCTGCCGGTGCGCGGCGGGGACCGGCTGCCGCTGCGTACGCAGCTGGAGCGGATCGCCGAGCGGACCGCCGCCCTGGGTGCCCGGCACGCCGCCTGCTTCGTCGACGACGTGCTGCCCAAGCTGGCCGACGAGGGCATCCGCATCCTGCGCTGGGGCGAGTTGGGCGACGGCGAGCGGGAGCGGCTGCGCACCTACTTCCGGGAACACATCTTCCCGGTGCTGACCCCGCTCGCTGTGGACCCGGCGCACCCGTTCCCGTACATCTCGGGTCGGTCGCTGAACCTGGCGGTGGCGGTCCGTGACCCGGACGGCGGTTCGGAGCTGTTCGCCCGGGTGAAGGTGCCCAACAACGTCCCCCGCTTCGTCCGGGTGGACCGGGACCAGCCGGGCGTCCGGATGTTGCCGGTGGAGGACCTGATCTCGGTGCACCTGGGGCAGCTGTTCAGTGGCATGCAGGTGGTCGAGTGCCACCTGTTCCGGGTCACCCGCAACGCCGAGGTGGAGGTCGACGAGGACCGCGACGAGGATCTGCTCCAGGCCCTGGAGCGGGAGCTGGCCCGGCGACGGTTCGGCCCCCCGGTCCGGCTGGAGGTGGCCGCGTCCATCTCCGACCACATGTTGGAGCTGCTCGTCCGCGAGTTGGACATGGACGACCAGGACGTGCTGCGGGTGCCCGGCCTGCTGGACCTGTCCGCGCTGTGGCAGGTCTACGGCGAGGCGGACCGGCCGGACCTGAAGGACCCGCCGTTCGTGCCGGCCACCCACCCCCGGCTCGCCGAGGGTGAGGTGCCGCGCAGCGTCTTCTCCACACTGCGCGACGGGGACATCCTGGTGCACCACCCGTACCACTCGTTCGCCACCAGCGTGCAGCGCTTCATCGAGCAGGCAGCGGCCGACCCGAACGTGCTGGCCATCAAGCAGACCCTCTACCGGACCAGCGGCGATTCCCCGATCGTCGACGCGCTCGTCGACGCGGCCGCCGCCGGCAAGCAGGTGGTGGTGCTGGTGGAGGTGAAGGCCCGCTTCGACGAGGTGGCCAACATCGGCTGGGCCCGCACGCTGGAACGCGCCGGCTGCCACGTGGTGTACGGCCTGGTCGGCTTGAAGACGCACTGCAAGACCGCGCTGGTGGTCCGGCAGGAGGGCAACCAGATCCGTCGCTACTGCCACATCGGCACCGGCAACTACCACCCGAAGACGGCCCGACTGTACGAGGACTTCGGCATGCTCACCGCCGACCCGGAGATCGGCGCCGACCTCACCGACCTGTTCAACGTGCTCACCGGGTACAGCCGGCAGACCGCGTACCGGCGGTTGCTGGTCGCCCCGCAGGGCATCCGCAGCGGCCTCATCGAGCGGATCGAGCGGGAGATCTCGCACGTCCGCCTGGGCATGCCCGGCCTGGTCCAGTTCAAGGTCAACTCTCTGGTCGACGAGGGGGTGACCGACGCGCTGTACCGCGCCTCCCAGGCCGGCGTCCACGTCGACCTGCTCATCCGGGGCATGTGCACGCTGCGCCCCGGGGTGCCGGGGTTGTCGGAGAACATCCGGGTCCGCTCGATTCTCGGCCGGTTCCTGGAACACTCCCGGGTCTTCCGGTTCGGCAACAACGGCGCGGCCGAGTTCTGGATGGGCTCGGCCGACCTCATGCACCGCAACCTGGACCGTCGGGTGGAGGCGCTGGTGCAGGTGACCGACCCGATCGCCCGCGCCGAACTGGACCATGTGCTCACCGCCGCGATGAGCCCCGACGTGGACGCGTTCGAGCTGGCCGGCGACGGGACCTGGACCCGGCGTACCGGCGGTGACAACGCCCCCCGGGCCCATCTGCAGGAACTGCTGCTGCGCCGCGTCGGTGGCACGGCCAGCTGA
- a CDS encoding cold-shock protein: MQGTVASYDAATRSGVLLLDDGTEMRFPARAFDASGLRLLRLGQRVRIDTDPDGEVVRVTLPTMI; the protein is encoded by the coding sequence ATGCAGGGCACGGTGGCCAGCTACGACGCGGCGACGCGCAGCGGTGTCCTGCTGCTCGACGACGGCACCGAGATGCGCTTCCCCGCCCGGGCCTTCGACGCCTCCGGGCTGCGACTTCTCCGGCTCGGCCAGCGGGTCCGCATCGACACCGATCCCGACGGCGAGGTCGTCCGGGTGACATTGCCGACGATGATCTGA
- the cofC gene encoding 2-phospho-L-lactate guanylyltransferase has protein sequence MSQPRWAVVVPVKRLAVAKSRLRGALPGVPHEELALALAADTLRAVLACPAVAEALVVTDDDRVAAAARAAGARVLPDEPDAGLNAAFRHGAAGAAAGWVAGITADVPALRPAELAGALLAAQNGRPGVRRFLPDAPGGGTVLLTAGPGVPLDPRFGVGSAVAHAASGALPLDGDWPSLRRDVDTAADLAAAARLGLGPRTAALVAAGRPARAAG, from the coding sequence GTGAGTCAGCCGAGGTGGGCCGTGGTGGTGCCGGTGAAGCGGCTGGCCGTGGCCAAGAGCCGGCTGCGGGGCGCGCTGCCCGGCGTACCGCATGAGGAGTTGGCGCTGGCCCTGGCAGCCGACACGCTCCGCGCGGTGCTGGCCTGCCCGGCGGTCGCCGAGGCCCTGGTGGTGACCGACGACGACCGGGTGGCGGCGGCGGCGCGGGCCGCCGGCGCGCGGGTGCTGCCGGACGAACCGGACGCCGGCCTGAACGCCGCGTTCCGGCACGGGGCGGCGGGGGCCGCCGCCGGATGGGTGGCCGGGATCACCGCAGACGTGCCGGCGCTGCGCCCGGCCGAGCTGGCCGGCGCGCTGCTCGCGGCGCAGAACGGCCGACCCGGGGTACGCCGGTTCCTGCCGGACGCACCCGGCGGGGGCACTGTGCTGCTCACCGCCGGGCCGGGCGTGCCGCTGGATCCGCGCTTCGGGGTGGGCTCGGCGGTCGCGCACGCGGCGAGCGGGGCGCTGCCGCTCGACGGCGACTGGCCCAGCCTGCGCCGGGACGTGGACACCGCAGCGGACCTGGCCGCCGCCGCCCGCCTCGGGCTGGGACCGCGCACCGCCGCCCTCGTGGCCGCCGGTCGCCCCGCCCGCGCCGCCGGCTGA
- a CDS encoding lysophospholipid acyltransferase family protein, whose product MARRRLGFWQRFAVGLVKPVMTVWTRRTWRGQEHLHRDGGVIIVANHISHADPLVSAHFIYDSGRWPQYLGKASVFRVPVVGWILHRCRQIPVERGSVDAVRSLDALVAALDEGGAVVIYPEGTTTRQPELWPMKAKTGAARLALATGAPVVPVVMWGPERIFDPRTTRVSLRPRIPVTVAAGEPIDLSRWADAQPTRATLEEMTDTIMLRLRDMLAEIRGGTPPPLWERPARSSVGREPRDEAA is encoded by the coding sequence GTGGCACGGCGGAGGCTGGGGTTCTGGCAACGGTTCGCCGTGGGGCTGGTGAAGCCGGTGATGACCGTCTGGACCCGGCGTACCTGGCGTGGTCAGGAGCATCTCCACCGCGACGGTGGCGTGATCATCGTGGCGAACCACATCTCACACGCCGACCCGCTGGTGTCTGCGCACTTCATCTACGACTCCGGGCGCTGGCCGCAGTACCTGGGCAAGGCCAGCGTGTTCCGGGTGCCGGTGGTCGGCTGGATTCTGCACCGGTGCCGGCAGATCCCGGTCGAGCGGGGCAGCGTGGACGCCGTCCGCTCGCTGGACGCACTGGTCGCCGCGCTCGACGAGGGCGGCGCGGTCGTGATCTACCCTGAAGGCACCACCACACGACAGCCGGAGCTCTGGCCGATGAAGGCCAAGACCGGTGCGGCCCGGCTGGCCCTGGCCACCGGCGCCCCGGTCGTACCGGTGGTGATGTGGGGGCCGGAACGGATCTTCGACCCGCGGACGACCCGTGTCAGCCTGCGCCCCCGGATCCCGGTGACCGTTGCCGCCGGGGAGCCGATCGACCTGAGCCGGTGGGCGGACGCCCAGCCGACCCGGGCCACCCTCGAGGAGATGACGGACACCATCATGTTGCGGCTGCGGGACATGCTCGCCGAGATCCGTGGCGGTACCCCGCCGCCACTGTGGGAGCGACCGGCCCGGTCCTCCGTCGGCCGCGAGCCGCGGGACGAAGCGGCATGA
- a CDS encoding NAD(P)H-dependent glycerol-3-phosphate dehydrogenase: protein MNGHVAVLGAGSWGTAFAKILADAGRDVTVWARRAPVAECIRTERRNPEYLPDLLLPARVTATADAAEAITGAEVVVLAVPSQTLRGNLAEWAGHLHPDSTLVSLMKGIELGTTKRMSEVIVETAGVAADRVVVVSGPNLAPEIAAEQPAATVVAGTNSARATLVQSSIRTPYLRPYTNDDVIGCELGGAVKNVIALSYGIATAMGFGDNTRAMLMTRGLAETARLGVALGADPITFAGLAGMGDLVASCSSPLARNRTFGEHLGRGETLEQAQTATRQTAEGVKSCLAIRDLARAHGVEMPITEHVERICHEGMDPRLAVETLMSRTAKPESYE from the coding sequence ATGAACGGTCACGTCGCGGTGCTCGGTGCCGGTTCCTGGGGCACCGCGTTCGCCAAGATCCTCGCGGACGCGGGGCGGGACGTGACGGTGTGGGCCCGCCGGGCGCCGGTCGCCGAGTGCATCCGGACCGAGCGCCGCAATCCGGAGTACCTGCCAGACCTGCTGTTGCCGGCGCGCGTCACCGCCACCGCCGACGCCGCCGAGGCGATCACCGGCGCCGAGGTGGTGGTGCTGGCCGTGCCGTCGCAGACCCTGCGCGGCAACCTCGCCGAATGGGCCGGGCACCTCCACCCGGATTCCACCCTGGTGTCGCTCATGAAGGGCATCGAGCTGGGCACCACCAAGCGGATGAGCGAGGTCATCGTGGAGACCGCCGGGGTCGCCGCGGACCGGGTGGTCGTCGTGTCCGGCCCGAACCTGGCCCCGGAGATCGCCGCCGAGCAGCCCGCCGCGACAGTGGTCGCCGGCACGAACAGTGCCCGCGCCACGCTCGTCCAGTCGTCGATCCGGACGCCGTACCTGCGCCCCTACACCAACGACGACGTGATCGGCTGTGAGCTGGGCGGGGCGGTCAAGAACGTGATCGCCCTGTCGTACGGCATCGCCACCGCGATGGGTTTCGGCGACAACACCCGGGCCATGCTGATGACCCGTGGGCTGGCCGAGACGGCCCGGCTGGGCGTGGCGCTCGGCGCGGACCCGATCACCTTCGCCGGCCTCGCCGGTATGGGTGACCTGGTCGCGTCCTGCTCGTCCCCGCTGGCCCGCAACCGCACCTTCGGGGAGCACCTTGGCCGGGGCGAGACGCTGGAGCAGGCCCAGACCGCCACCCGGCAGACCGCCGAGGGCGTGAAGAGCTGCCTGGCGATCCGCGACCTGGCCCGGGCGCACGGCGTGGAGATGCCGATCACCGAGCACGTCGAGCGGATCTGCCACGAGGGGATGGACCCGCGCCTCGCCGTGGAGACCCTGATGAGCCGCACCGCCAAACCCGAGTCGTACGAGTGA
- a CDS encoding cystathionine gamma-lyase, giving the protein MNEWGDGTRCVRAGLPEPAPGDPFLPGPVFAAPYHLDPFEGQGTSPNGYGRPDNPTRRLLEAAVGELEGGDCRVFSTGQAAITGLLLTLLRPGDTVVLPTDGYFPVRAFATNVLEAIGVRVLFVPTVGPYPSFEGVRLVLVETPANPGLDVVDVAALAERAHADGALLAVDNTTATPLGQRPLDLGADLVVASGTKALTGHSDLLLGYLASRSAELIDAVTTWRTTTGAVPGAFDAWLAHRSLATLDLRLARQSANAAAVVDLLAGRSDVTGLRWPGRTDDPAYPVASAQMRRIPGVLSFDLGDADRVGRFVEAARLVAAATSFGGLHTTADRRAQWGDDTAPGFVRLSCGAEDTADLVADIAAALDATGPV; this is encoded by the coding sequence ATGAACGAGTGGGGAGACGGCACCCGCTGCGTCCGCGCCGGCCTGCCCGAGCCGGCACCGGGGGACCCGTTCCTGCCCGGGCCGGTCTTCGCCGCGCCGTACCACCTCGACCCGTTCGAGGGTCAGGGCACGTCGCCGAACGGCTACGGCCGCCCCGACAACCCGACCCGGCGGCTGCTGGAGGCGGCGGTGGGCGAGTTGGAGGGCGGTGACTGCCGGGTCTTCTCGACCGGTCAGGCGGCCATCACCGGCCTGCTGCTCACACTGCTGCGGCCGGGGGACACGGTGGTGCTCCCCACCGACGGATACTTCCCGGTCCGGGCGTTCGCCACCAATGTGCTGGAGGCGATCGGCGTCCGGGTGCTGTTCGTGCCGACCGTCGGGCCGTACCCGTCTTTCGAGGGCGTCCGGCTGGTGCTGGTGGAGACGCCCGCCAACCCGGGCCTGGACGTCGTCGACGTGGCGGCCCTGGCCGAGCGGGCGCACGCCGACGGCGCGCTGCTCGCTGTGGACAACACCACCGCCACCCCGCTCGGTCAGCGCCCGCTGGATCTCGGTGCCGACCTGGTGGTCGCCTCCGGCACGAAGGCGCTCACCGGCCACTCCGACCTGCTGCTGGGCTACCTGGCCAGCCGGTCCGCCGAGCTGATCGACGCGGTGACGACCTGGCGGACCACCACCGGGGCGGTTCCGGGCGCGTTCGACGCCTGGCTGGCCCACCGGTCACTGGCCACTCTCGACCTGCGGCTGGCCCGGCAGAGCGCGAACGCCGCCGCGGTCGTCGACCTGCTCGCCGGCCGGTCGGACGTGACCGGCCTGCGGTGGCCGGGGCGGACGGACGACCCCGCGTACCCGGTGGCCTCGGCGCAGATGCGCCGGATACCGGGGGTGCTCTCGTTCGACCTGGGCGACGCCGACCGGGTGGGCCGGTTCGTCGAGGCCGCCCGGCTGGTGGCGGCCGCGACCTCCTTCGGTGGCCTGCACACCACTGCGGACCGGCGGGCGCAGTGGGGCGACGACACCGCTCCCGGCTTCGTCCGGCTCTCCTGCGGCGCGGAGGACACCGCGGACCTGGTGGCTGACATCGCCGCCGCGCTCGACGCCACCGGCCCGGTCTGA
- a CDS encoding putative protein N(5)-glutamine methyltransferase, with translation MAPPFPTDRPALVRRLRAAGCVYAEDEAELLLAAAHTPAALVELTDRRVAGEPLEYLLGWAEFCGLRIAVDEGVFVPRARTALLVEVAAELTGAAPAVVDLCCGSGATTVALAHRLAPRWLAAADIDPAAVACARRNVAGLNAEVYEGDLFAPLPRRWRGRLDLVVANAPYVPTDAVALMPPEARLHEAPVALDGGPDGLSVLRRVGVDAAGWLAPGGHLVVEAGTTQVDTLCNAFGAAGLLPTVRHDEDLDATAVFARLP, from the coding sequence ATGGCACCACCGTTCCCCACCGACCGTCCTGCCCTCGTACGCCGGCTGCGCGCCGCCGGTTGCGTCTACGCCGAGGACGAGGCCGAGCTGCTGCTGGCCGCCGCGCACACCCCGGCGGCGTTGGTCGAGCTGACCGACCGCCGGGTGGCCGGTGAACCGTTGGAGTACCTGCTCGGCTGGGCGGAGTTCTGCGGCCTGCGGATCGCCGTCGACGAGGGCGTCTTCGTGCCCCGGGCCCGCACCGCCCTGCTGGTCGAGGTGGCGGCCGAGCTGACCGGCGCGGCGCCGGCCGTTGTCGACCTGTGCTGCGGCTCCGGGGCCACCACTGTCGCGCTGGCGCACCGGCTCGCGCCGCGCTGGCTGGCCGCCGCCGACATCGATCCGGCGGCGGTGGCCTGCGCGCGCCGCAACGTCGCCGGGTTGAACGCCGAGGTGTACGAGGGTGACCTCTTCGCGCCGCTGCCCCGGCGGTGGCGGGGTCGGCTGGATCTGGTGGTCGCCAACGCCCCGTACGTGCCGACCGACGCGGTCGCGCTGATGCCGCCGGAGGCGCGACTGCACGAGGCCCCGGTGGCGCTCGACGGCGGCCCGGACGGGCTCTCCGTGCTGCGCCGGGTGGGTGTCGACGCGGCCGGTTGGCTGGCCCCCGGCGGTCACCTGGTGGTCGAGGCCGGCACCACCCAGGTCGACACACTCTGCAACGCGTTCGGCGCGGCCGGCCTGCTGCCAACAGTGCGCCACGACGAAGACCTGGACGCCACCGCCGTCTTCGCCCGCCTCCCCTGA
- a CDS encoding ROK family protein, which yields MGSAGVPVVVGLDNGGTSNNATVLTVDGRFLVDGLLEIPSEVRSGPEAAIEALARALDGALAQTGVPRDLVQAVGLDTPGPASAEGVISSRGSTNFSQPAWRGFDVRGALERRLGLPVIYHNDGNAAALYAHHLHFGADAMNRSSVSAIVGTGLGGGVVESGRVIAGAAGMAGELGHVHIPLSGLLGPGQPEPTCACGFTGDVESVASLTGIERNLLPYWLTRYPDHPLAAEPVARAAKLVRGYGERKDALARELFTQQAMALGRLFTVAANFTDPHAYFVGGGVVEAAPEFRDWFLATVREHTVLREEQAAVATFALVPDRDMAGARGVAIAALEALRAVPEPRPLVA from the coding sequence GTGGGCAGCGCAGGGGTGCCGGTGGTCGTCGGGCTGGACAACGGCGGCACCAGCAACAACGCCACCGTGCTGACGGTGGACGGCCGCTTCCTGGTGGACGGGCTGTTGGAGATCCCCAGCGAGGTGCGGTCCGGGCCGGAGGCGGCGATCGAGGCGTTGGCGCGGGCGCTGGACGGCGCCCTGGCGCAGACCGGCGTGCCGCGTGACCTGGTCCAGGCGGTCGGGTTGGACACGCCCGGCCCGGCCAGCGCCGAGGGCGTCATCTCGTCGCGGGGCTCCACCAACTTCTCCCAGCCGGCCTGGCGCGGCTTCGACGTACGAGGGGCGCTGGAACGGCGGCTCGGTCTGCCGGTGATCTATCACAACGACGGCAACGCGGCAGCGCTGTACGCGCACCACCTCCACTTCGGCGCCGACGCGATGAACCGCTCGTCGGTGTCCGCGATCGTGGGCACCGGCCTCGGCGGGGGTGTGGTCGAGAGCGGTCGGGTGATCGCCGGTGCGGCCGGGATGGCGGGGGAGTTGGGCCACGTGCACATCCCGCTGAGCGGGCTGCTCGGTCCGGGTCAGCCGGAACCCACCTGCGCCTGCGGCTTCACCGGTGATGTCGAGAGCGTCGCCTCGCTGACCGGCATCGAACGCAACCTGCTGCCGTACTGGCTGACCCGGTACCCGGACCACCCGCTCGCCGCCGAGCCGGTGGCCCGGGCGGCCAAGCTGGTCCGGGGGTACGGCGAGCGGAAGGACGCCCTCGCGCGGGAGCTCTTCACCCAGCAGGCGATGGCGTTGGGGCGGCTGTTCACAGTCGCTGCGAACTTCACCGACCCGCACGCGTACTTCGTCGGCGGCGGGGTGGTGGAGGCGGCACCGGAGTTCCGCGACTGGTTCCTGGCGACGGTTCGCGAGCACACGGTGCTCCGCGAGGAGCAGGCGGCGGTGGCCACCTTCGCGTTGGTGCCGGACCGGGACATGGCCGGTGCCCGGGGCGTCGCGATCGCCGCGCTGGAGGCGCTGCGCGCCGTTCCGGAGCCCCGCCCGCTGGTTGCCTGA
- a CDS encoding DUF397 domain-containing protein, protein MTPMITAALAAARWRKSSRSGDEGACVEVAAIPRLVAVRDSKDPAGPALLFPTAAWAAFAQAPPQR, encoded by the coding sequence ATGACCCCGATGATCACAGCGGCCTTGGCCGCGGCGCGGTGGCGCAAGAGCAGCCGCAGCGGCGACGAAGGCGCCTGCGTGGAGGTGGCCGCGATCCCGCGGCTCGTGGCCGTCCGCGACTCCAAGGACCCGGCCGGCCCGGCCCTGCTGTTCCCAACGGCGGCCTGGGCCGCCTTCGCCCAGGCGCCGCCCCAGCGCTGA
- a CDS encoding helix-turn-helix domain-containing protein: MAPKTARARRLGIALRHHREAAGLTLETAADEINSTRSTLSRYENAQTLITPATVRALLTSYGVGADEVAAAVQLAKDARKPGWWVSYSYVLDRRTIDFIALEAEATAIANFEPSVVPGLLQTADYVRGVMRGGPHTLSDDMVEQRVKVRLDRQQRLTGENPAIFDAIIDEGALLRPVGEQSVMNGQLRHLVKMAELPNISVQVIPLSAGYHRGTRGSLHILEFADPEDPIIASVETVAGQMILDRAGETRTCTKIMEHLRSVALSPADSREMLLSVLKGR, from the coding sequence ATGGCTCCGAAGACCGCCCGTGCCCGCCGGCTCGGCATCGCCCTGCGTCACCACCGGGAAGCCGCCGGGCTGACGCTGGAGACCGCGGCGGATGAGATCAACAGCACCCGCAGCACCCTCTCCCGGTACGAGAACGCCCAGACCCTGATCACCCCGGCGACCGTGCGCGCCCTGCTCACGTCGTACGGGGTGGGCGCCGACGAGGTGGCCGCGGCGGTGCAGCTCGCCAAGGACGCCCGCAAGCCGGGCTGGTGGGTGTCGTACTCCTACGTGCTGGATCGGCGCACCATCGACTTCATCGCGCTGGAGGCCGAGGCGACCGCCATCGCCAACTTCGAGCCTTCGGTGGTGCCCGGCCTGCTACAGACCGCCGACTACGTCCGGGGCGTGATGCGGGGCGGGCCGCACACCCTCAGCGACGACATGGTGGAGCAGCGGGTCAAGGTCCGCCTCGACCGGCAACAGCGACTCACCGGCGAGAACCCTGCCATCTTCGACGCGATCATCGACGAGGGCGCGCTGCTACGCCCGGTCGGTGAGCAGTCGGTGATGAACGGGCAACTGCGGCACCTGGTCAAGATGGCCGAGCTGCCGAACATCAGCGTCCAGGTGATCCCACTCTCCGCCGGCTACCACCGGGGCACCCGGGGTTCCCTGCACATTCTCGAGTTCGCCGACCCGGAGGACCCGATCATCGCGTCGGTGGAGACCGTCGCGGGTCAGATGATCCTCGACCGCGCCGGTGAGACGCGTACCTGCACCAAGATCATGGAGCATCTCCGAAGCGTGGCGCTCAGCCCGGCGGACAGCCGCGAGATGCTCCTGTCAGTCCTGAAGGGACGGTAG